The region ATTGCAGTGGACACCATCGACGGCCGCTACTTCGCGCGTCGCGCGCGGGGCCGGGCAGCGCATCGGCGATAGCTAAACAGGTGATTTAGGAGTCAGTCCGTGGTTAGCCAGGATCAGTTCACACCCGCAGCGCCGAAGCTGGCTGCGACAGTACTTCTGCTCCGCGACACTGATAGGGGCATTGAGGTCTATGTGCAAGAGCGGGTGGCCTCGATGCGATTCGCCGCGAACATGACAGTTTTCCCGGGAGGCGGCGTCGATCCCAGGGATTTTCCCGCGCAGGGGCAGACCCGCCAGGCGGGTCGTGAAGCGATTGTCGACGGGGCATATGCGGCCAAGCTAGGGACAGATGTGAGGACGGCTCACGCCCTGGTGTGCGCGGCCGTTAGGGAGACATTCGAGGAAACTGGCACCCTCCTGGCCCGGCACATTGGCGGCTCAATCGTTGAGGACTCCTCTCGGTACCACGCCCAACGCGGGCAGCTAGAGGCATGCGAGCTGGCATTTTCCGAATTCTTGAGCGCCGAAGAACTGATTTTAGACCCCAGTCTGATCCGACCCTGGGCCAACTGGGTTACCCCTAAGACGCAGCCAATCCGCTACGACACGCACTTCTTCCTGGCGGCCCACCCTCCGGGGCAAGTCGCAGACGGAAATACGTCCGAGGCATCCTCGACCGGATGGTTCCGGCCCTCGTCGATACTGGACGGCTGGCGCCGTGAAGTTATCGGACTAATGCCTCCAACTTGGGCCGAGCTGAAGCGAGTGGAACAGTTCGCTACGGTCCGGCAGGCGCTCGACGCCGCAAATGCCGAGCCTATTCGCCGCACGAGCAGCGACTTCTTAGAGCAACCGTTCATGGACGAGTATTTCGCAGTCGCCACGCACATGGGGCACTTGCGTCGAACGTCGCGCGACGACCACTAGTAGACGAGCCAACAAGAAATATAGGAGTAATCACAGTGGCGCTCTCCACCGCCGAGGTCAGGGAAATTGCCGCGCACCCGGAGTGGGTCAGCGCAGCCCAGGAGCTCCCCTTAAGCAAGAAGAGCTTAATCTCGGACCTCGCCACCGTGCGCAAGGTCTGCGGTGACTACTCCCGCGCAGTTGTCGAGGTCGCGGCCGCCCGCAAGTCCACCGCCGCCAAGTTGCCCGGGAACTGGATTATGTCCTCCGAGGCGGCGCAGCAGGCGACCCCATACCTGGTCGCCACTGCCCGAGCCCGCCGGCTAGCCGCATCCGCCTATACCTCTTTCGCCGATGTGACCTGCTCCATCGGCACCGAGGTCGCCGCGCTTGCCGACGCCGGCCTCCGCACCGTCGGGTCCGACATCGACCCCGCCCGCCTGGCCATGGCTCGCCACAACGTGCCGGCGGGCGCCTTCTTGCAGGCCGACGCACTAGCGCCCG is a window of Corynebacterium lactis RW2-5 DNA encoding:
- a CDS encoding NUDIX hydrolase, which translates into the protein MVSQDQFTPAAPKLAATVLLLRDTDRGIEVYVQERVASMRFAANMTVFPGGGVDPRDFPAQGQTRQAGREAIVDGAYAAKLGTDVRTAHALVCAAVRETFEETGTLLARHIGGSIVEDSSRYHAQRGQLEACELAFSEFLSAEELILDPSLIRPWANWVTPKTQPIRYDTHFFLAAHPPGQVADGNTSEASSTGWFRPSSILDGWRREVIGLMPPTWAELKRVEQFATVRQALDAANAEPIRRTSSDFLEQPFMDEYFAVATHMGHLRRTSRDDH